The Apium graveolens cultivar Ventura chromosome 11, ASM990537v1, whole genome shotgun sequence genome has a window encoding:
- the LOC141695375 gene encoding uncharacterized protein LOC141695375, which yields MEEYKAGVDRFIKFAIEHGEEEDNGFIRCSCQDCRNKYFKLPNIVKIDLYRHGIMQWYTIWDCHGEKDISQVEVGTSSRYRDDDMYDAHDDNDDNDFEDCENSEEEPNETAKSFYRMVNIASELIYPNNVNFTTLEFSMKLLEWKNKHNCNNNGFDDLLHLIGLVLPDDHKLPQKYYTMRKMIKRLHMQYEKIDAYENDCMLFYKEHGELSHPSDEDEWKQFHRRFQRFSKEIRNVRLGLSTDGFDPFRDKHAKEYTVWPVVVVVYNLPPSMCTKAPYMFMPLLIPGPTDPTKDLHVYLRPLIDELKVLWNTGVETYDMFSRTNFIMKAALLWTISDFHGLAMLSGWSTKEADDPLRRSTKFGSIERRSVCARHSGGVQSLRHNIDIMHTEKNVFDNIFYTILGDAKKTKDNTKSRKDCQELGVHRELWIRGDGTEPHASYTLSKEKVHKLFKWIASLKLLDGYASNISRCVNWEKNCICCMKSHDGHVFMQKLLPIICRDLLLKHVADLIIELCNFFQDICSSTLKYSDLEKMEKDIVRIMSKLETVLTPGLFDPMEHLPLHLATEYKLGGPANGHWMYFIERYLHNLKLKVGNKARAEGSMAQCYIEEECVHFCTLYFDSRNGIMHNKLRRNEAPRTFYDEDLLEVYTYPTHPSLRTNDRMLSGDEYELVAYYVLINSPDVAKYLRGFQNLVQQQYLYFNDAEKEQFQKEQFRDWFERRVQDDEKLKIKFIDLIRGLLNKVESYKACKCNGYKFNCVNANELTSPNSGVIVIGTSYEESYGNYYGRIDEILKLFYHNGQKVIVFKCHWFDHTKHVKVDKHGMTTVDVKSKLNIEDVFVLASQAHQVVWAGPNARKGKNRIKKTMIMKKVMWKGLTRRVKAVVRLFFRGKDETVLKGTIRGNRLLENTPKKTLGHIFRMKFDDQTIWTRGASREAFYSSCIKNFKM from the exons ATGGAAGAATATAAAGCCGGAGTGGATCGTTTCATTAAATTTGCTATAGAACATGGTGAAGAAGAAGATAATGGTTTTATAAGATGTTCATGCCAAGATTGTCGAAATAAGTATTTTAAGTTGCCTAATATCGTGAAAATTGATTTGTATCGACATGGTATCATGCAATGGTATACTATATGGGATTGTCACGGGGAGAAAGATATATCACAAGTCGAGGTTGGAACGAGTTCTAGATACAGAGACGACGACATGTATGATGCACATGATGATAACGATGATAATGATTTTGAGGATTGCGAGAATTCTGAAGAAGAACCAAACGAAACAGCAAAATCATTTTACAGGATGGTGAATATTGCTTCTGAACTAATTTATCCAAACAATGTCAATTTTACAACATTGGAGTTCTCAATGAAGTTACTTGAGTGGAAAAATAAGCATAATTGTAATAATAATGGCTTTGATGATTTGCTTCATCTTATTGGATTAGTATTGCCGGATGATCATAAATTGCCCCAAAAGTACTACACCATGCGAAAGATGATTAAAAGATTGCATATGCAATATGAGAAGATTGATGCTTACGAGAATGATTGCATGTTATTTTACAAGGAACATG GTGAATTAAGTCACCCATCGGATGAAGATGAATGGAAACAATTTCATCGGAGATTTCAAAGATTTTCAAAAGAGATTCGAAATGTAAGACTCGGGCTCTCTACAGATGGATTTGACCCTTTTCGCGACAAGCACGCGAAGGAGTATACGGTATGGCCCGTGGTAGTTGTTGTGTACAACCTTCCTCCCTCTATGTGTACAAAGGCTCCATATATGTTCATGCCTCTTCTTATTCCTGGGCCGACAGATCCAACCAAAGACTTGCATGTTTATCTTAGGCCATTGATTGATGAATTGAAAGTGTTGTGGAATACCGGAGTTGAAACATATGACATGTTCTCACGTACAAACTTTATCATGAAGGCGGCACTTTTGTGGACTATTAGTGACTTTCATGGACTTGCCATGCTTAGCGGATGGTCCACCAAAG AGGCAGATGATCCTCTAAGAAGGAGTACTAAATTTGGAAGTATAGAGAGGCGATCAGTTTGTGCTCGACATTCAGGGGGCGTGCAAAG CCTTCGTCATAATATTGACATTATGCACACAGAAAAGAATGTCTTTGATAATATTTTTTACACAATTCTTGGTGATGCAAAGAAGACCAAAGATAACACAAAGTCAAGAAAAGATTGTCAAGAATTAGGTGTACACCGTGAGTTGTGGATTCGAGGTGATGGCACCGAACCACATGCATCATATACACTTTCAAAGGAAAAAGTTCATAAGTTATTCAAGTGGATTGCCTCATTAAAACTTCTAGATGGTTATGCCTCAAATATATCTAGGTGTGTCAATTGGGAAAAAAATTGCATTTGTTGTATGAAATCACATGATGGTCATGTTTTCATGCAAAAATTGTTGCCTATCATTTGTCGTGACCTTCTTCTGAAGCATGTAGCTGATCTTATCATTGAATTGTGTAACTTCTTTCAAGATATATGCTCTTCAACTCTCAAATACTCAGATTTAgaaaaaatggagaaagatataGTGAGGATAATGTCCAAACTTGAAACGGTCTTAACTCCTGGTTTATTTGATCCAATGGAACATTTGCCACTACATTTAGCAACAGAGTATAAGTTGGGTGGGCCAGCTAATGGGCATTGGATGTATTTTATTGAAAGATACTTGCACAATTTGAAATTGAAAGTAGGAAACAAAGCTCGAGCGGAAGGTTCAATGGCACAATGCTATATTGAGGAGGAATGTGTACACTTTTGCACATTGTACTTTGATTCCAGAAATGGAATAATGCATAATAAATTGAGGCGAAACGAGGCACCTCGAACGTTTTATGATGAGGATTTGTTAGAAGTGTACACATATCCAACACATCCTAGTCTTCGGACTAACGATCGAATGTTGAGTGGTGATGAATATGAACTAGTGGCATACTATGTTCTTATTAATTCCCCGGATGTTGCAAAGTACTTGCG TGGATTCCAAAATTTGGTACAACAACAATACCTGTATTTCAATGATGCGGAAAAGGAACAATTTCAAAAAGAACAATTTAGGGATTGGTTCGAAAGAAGG GTACAAGATGATGAGAAGCTCAAGATAAAATTCATAGACCTAATAAGAGGTCTGTTGAATAAAGTGGAGTCTTATAAAGCATGCAAGTGCAATGGTTACAAATTTAATTGTGTAAATGCTAATGAGCTCACTTCACCAAATTCCGGTGTAATTGTCATAG GGACTTCTTATGAAGAAAGTTATGGAAACTATTATGGGAGAATAGATGAAATTTTAAAACTCTTCTATCATAATGGACAAAAAGTGATCGTCTTCAAATGTCATTGGTTTGATCACACAAAACATGTCAAAGTCGATAAACATGGAATGACAACCGTGGATGTGAAATCAAAACTAAATATCGAAGACGTGTTTGTGTTGGCTAGTCAGGCCCATCAA GTGGTCTGGGCTGGTCCTAATGCGCGGAAGGGGAAAAACAGGATAAAGAAAACAATGATAATGAAGAAAGTTATGTGGAAGGGACTTACGAGGAGGGTGAAAGCAGTCGTAAGATTATTTTTTAGAGGAAAAGACGAAACTGTTCTGAAGGGGACTATCCGAGGAAACCG CCTCTTGGAAAATACACCCAAGAAAACTCTTGGGCACATTTTTCGGATGAAATTTGATGATCAAACTATCTGGACAAGGGGAGCTTCACGTGAAGCTTTTTATAGCTCGTGTATCAAGAATTTTAAA ATGTGA
- the LOC141695376 gene encoding uncharacterized protein LOC141695376, giving the protein MDEDENIWIYLPKHSQGYRKGVNAFLDNAFPKLAVGDEMTCPCRNCKNNKWQRREFIYDHLICSGPYPLYVNWIVEVSHILSPNNGSEDEDMDWENNLHFGDNLDEMLDRTNGPNVDSKRFYEEEKQPLYPGCKKFSRLSFIVRLYSLKCVHGITESGFGDITRADPRCVSRDEKEDSYKTCGLSRWIVREKKGTSDSNPEKVIHKVPVNVMRYFPLKPRLQRLFICKDFSELMVWHAVGRQRDGKLRHPADAEDWKTMDVRYPQFASEKGNIRLGLVADGFNPFRTMNTNHSTWPIVLVNYNLPPWLCMKPENLILSTLISVPDSPKNNINVYMQPLVAELTELWNEGIQTYDAFTDQTFILRASILWTISDFPGYAMLSGWSTKGYLGYPVCNYETSSMYLKYSKKMCYMNHRKFLDPDHKCRFDKRRFNGQIKMRQPPCNSVGNRHRRFAV; this is encoded by the exons ATGGACGAGGATGAAAATATTTGGATATACCTTCCAAAGCATAGTCAAGGATATAGGAAAGGGGTTAATGCATTTTTGGATAATGCCTTCCCCAAATTGGCAGTAGGTGATGAAATGACATGCCCTTGCCGGAATTGTAAAAATAATAAGTGGCAGCGTCGAGAATTTATCTACGATCATCTCATATGTAGTGGTCCTTACCCATTATATGTGAACTGGATTGTAGAAGTTTCACATATTTTAAGTCCAAATAATGGtagtgaagatgaagatatgGACTGGGAGAATAATCTACATTTTGGAGATAATTTAGATGAGATGTTGGACCGTACAAATGGACCAAATGTTGATTCTAAAAGATTTTATGAGGAGGAAAAACAACCTTTATATCCAGGCTGTAAAAAATTCTCACGATTAAGTTTTATTGTCCGACTTTATTCCTTAAAATGTGTTCACGGAATTACGGAGTCAGGATTCGGGGATATAACAAGAGCTGATCCGAGATGCGTTTCCAGAG ATGAAAAAGAGGACTCTTACAAAACTTGCGGCCTTTCAAGATGGATTGTACGCGAGAAGAAAGGCACTTCAGACAGTAATCCGGAGAAGGTGATTCACAAAGTCCCGGTGAATGTGATGCGGTATTTTCCACTAAAGCCAAGGCTGCAACGACTCTTTATATGTAAAGATTTTTCGGAACTTATGGTATGGCACGCAGTTGGACGTCAAAGGGATGGGAAACTTAGACATCCCGCTGATGCCGAAGATTGGAAAACAATGGATGTGAGATATCCCCAGTTCGCGTCAGAAAAGGGAAACATCAGGCTAGGTTTAGTAGCTGACGGTTTTAACCCTTTTCGTACCATGAATACAAATCACAGTACTTGGCCAATTGTTTTGGTCAATTACAACCTTCCACCCTGGTTGTGTATGAAGCCAGAAAACCTCATTCTGTCAACTCTTATTTCTGTTCCAGATTCTCCTAAAAATAACATCAATGTCTATATGCAACCTCTAGTGGCTGAGTTGACAGAATTATGGAATGAAGGCATACAAACCTATGATGCCTTTACTGATCAGACCTTTATCTTACGTGCAAGTATTCTCTGGACAATTAGCGATTTTCCGGGATATGCGATGTTATCGGGATGGAGCACGAAGGGTTACTTAGGGTATCCCGTTTGTAATTATGAGACATCTTCCATGTACCTAAAATATAGTAAAAAGATGTGCTATATGAATCATAGGAAGTTTCTCGATCCCGATCATAAGTGTAGGTTTGACAAAAGAAGGTTCAACGGACAAATAAAAATGAGACAACCCCCCTGCAATTCTGTCGGGAATAGACATAGAAGATTTGCTGTTTAA